AATGAACCGTTGATCGACGCGGTCCCTTCGGATGTGACCTTTTGTCCGTCGATGGTAACCTCTACGAGCGAGTCCTTGCCGACCTTTAGGGCAAAAGCGTACTCAAATTTCGGCGTGTTGCCCGTACCGTAAAGAGCCTTTCTAAGTGCAAAGGCGTTGTTGAGGTACGCGACAAACTCGTCACTGAACTTGACCTCGGCAGTGTCCTTCAGCTTCAACTGGCCATTGGACTCCTCAAAGTATTTCTTGAGGCGGTCATCGTAGAATTTAGACAGTTTACCGTCAGTCGGATTGAGGAAGGCGGTCAGTTTCGTAAGGTCCGACTCCGATTGCCCGTCTTCAAACGGAAATCCTTTTTCGATCTCTTTGGCCGCCGGCATTATTTGTTCGCTCCAGGATTTTTTGAGCTGGTCCTGAGCACCTTGGCCGAGCAGGCTCTTCAGATTACCCAGCGGTTCCTGCAGGACCGTCGCTAATTCCTGGGTCGACGATGTCGTAAAGCTCTGGATCATCCCGATGATCGCCCGTTCGTTTGAGAGTAACTTCAGGCTATCGTCCTTCTCGTTCGCAAGATCGTCCGAAACTTGTTTTAGCTTTTCGGCCGAAATTCCGTTCAGGTTCTTGTAGACGTTTTGCAGTGAGGCTCCATAATTATCCACCGGAGCCCGATCTTTCTGACCTTTTTTACCGACAAATTCAAAAAGCGGCTGAAATTCCTTCTCAGGCGGTGTCCCACCCGCGTTGGGATTTTCCTGCGATACAACAAAGCTCTTGATCCAATCCCACCAGCCGATAACCTCGGGCGGAGCCGAGAGATTTGTGTTGCGGCTGATCTCGATCATCAGCACTTTCATCGGCGAATTTTCGAGTGAAAAAACCTGCAGTGCCGCCGCAGCATCTTCCTTTGTCTTATATGGCTTTACGGTTATGCCCTTGGCAAAAGCCCGCCATTCATCGGCGTAGTCGCGATAATAGCGGTCTTCGAGCTTTTTGGAATCGGTCGTCTGGGCGATCTTTGATTTGCCGACCTCACCCATTACCCAATCGTCTTCGCTCAGCTTTTCATCAGCCTCTTTGAGGGCCTTTTTCATTAGTTCGTTGCCGGAACGCGTAAAGATGCTTCGCACCTGATACGCACCATCGAGAAATCTCGCGTCCGAACCGTTTCGGGCCAATATGGCATCGACAGTGGTCGGCCCGACCTTTTCATCGACCGCCTTTGAAATCTCCGTGACCTTGCGTTTGTAATATCTGAATACCGCGGGGAATGCTTGCAGTTTGGCACGCGTATCGGCAACCAGCTTTTCATCGATCAGAATACGCGGAAAGCTGTAATCTTGATCGTCTCGGTCGACCTGTTTGGCCCAAAATTCTAATTGGAGAGCCGCTTTGGTTTTGAGTTCTGCCGGGATCTTGCCCTCGGTTGTCCAGTAATCCTTTAACGCACTGGCAATATGCGCTGAGTCGGCTTTGTCCTTGTAGGGGCCGGCTAACATCAAATAGGCCTTCAAGAGATCGTAATTTTTACCTAGAAGAGCCTCCTCAGCATCGGTCAACTGCGTTGAATTAACGACGGGATTCGATGTGGAAAACTTCTTTAGGTCACTTTGAACCTTTGCGATCGTGGCGGTCTTGTACCGGTGTTCGATCACGTCCATATAGACCTTTAACAGATGCTGTTTGTAGACGCGATTGCCCGAATAGAGCCCGAATCGCATAAACCAAGGGGCACCGTTTCGCTCATAATCATCAAGTTTGACGATCAATTCCCGAAGTGATTCGGTGGTGTCGATCTCTGCACGCGTTGCCTTTTCGTCAGCTTTTGAGGGGTCCTTGTATGCTGAGGTTTGCGTTATTGCGATTAAAGCCTCGCCGCGAGCCCGAGCATCCTCGAGCATCTTTTTATTGTTATAGAGCGAAACGCCGGATAGCGAAAGCAGAATGATCAACAATCCGGCACCGAGCAAAATTGATGCCCACCCGAGCAGCGGTGCACCTTGTTTGCGTGCTTGAAATGCTCGTACAATATCCTTGTCACGCAGCAAAACGTCGCGGAAGAACCGATGAGTAAAGAATGTGTCCGCAACCGTCTGGGGTGCGTTCGGGCTGGACTTAGCCGCGGGTGACGCACTGAAATAAAAACCTCTAAGCAGCGGATTTTCGCTAAAGGGGTTTGGTCGGAAAAGAGTCGCCACAAAGGCACCGATCTTTCGACGTGCAGACCCGAAATGCAACGGAAAGTTAAATATACGCAGCTGTCGGACCGGCGAAAACGGAGCGGAAAGTCGCAACAATCGCCGTTTCATCGCCGAATTATGAAGTAATTCAAATTCGCCTTCGAACATCGATTGGCCCGCATCACCCTTGTCGAGCGGAATGGTCGATCCCCAGACCAGCGAGCGTCCATCATTTTTTGAGACCGAAAATGAGTCCCGGAAACCTTCTATTCCATCGGCATGAGTAAAAACGGTGTAAACCGGAAATCGAACCTTTAGCCGTTGGATGGCATCATCGACCCTTGCCCTTAATACCTTCGCCAACTCATCATTTTCGCGATCATCGCCCTTGATGACCCGATCCACATCGGCGGTGATAATATAACCGTCTATCGGGCGGTTCGGGCGGTTCTTGCGTATCAATTCCAGTAGAGCACTCCACTCGTCGCTATCCGAACCCTCGGTTTGATAGCGGCCCGAGGTGTCAATAAATACAGCTTCGCTGGTAACTCGCCAGGTAACGGACGTTGTCGCTCGAACAAACTTTTGCTCAGATTGTCTTTGGCTCGGAAGGGTTTGAAAATCGAGGTCTGAGCCTACGATCAGCGACGTTTTGCCACTCCTAGGCGGTCCCGCCACGATATACCACGGCAGAGAATATAGGGCGTCCTTTCCGCCATCTCCCAGACTGGATGTACGCAAAAACTGGATCGTCTCAATAATGCTCTGTTCGAGTTCGGGGTATTTGCCGGTCGGGGTTGTCGTGGCGGCGGCCTTCTCCGTCGTTTCCGTTCCGACCGTTTCCGCGGCGCTTGCGGCTTCCGCTTCGGCCCGTTCACGCTTTTTGCGGCGGCGTGAACCGACGAACGCGATGACCAGTGCAAACGGCAACGTCAACAGAACGAGTCCGATAATGACGATCTTCTGGGTATCGCCCACGGTGCTTGGCGGCAACATATACACGATGACGCTGACAATGCCATAAAACGACATCATTCCACCGATGCCGAACGCGTATGATAATTGGCTTGTATGCCAGGAACTCATATTCTCGTAAAACTAACGCTGTAACTTGTCTACTGCTTCCTGAATGTACATCGAGGACATCAGAAACATTATTAAATAAGCGATCAAAGCGGCGCCGAGCCCGCCAAAGGCTCCGATCTTTGCCCAAGTCGGTAGTCCACGGTCTTTCGGCACTTCCGGCTGATCATTGGCGAGCCAGTTCGGCGACAAGTCGACCGGTTTGATCTTGCCGGCCTTGACCAGGGCGTTGGCGGTCGATTGCATTATGGCGAGCAGTTTTTCCTGCTCATACACACCATACCTGCCCTTAAAACCGAGCAGCATACAGTAATAATAGATCTCGACAGCATCTTGCGTGACGTCGATCTGTCTAAGCATCGACTCAAGCTTGTCAAAGAATTTGTTGCCGGCCAACTGCTCACCAAAATACTCGAGTTGGAGTGGGTTTCGCTCCCATTCCGAGCGTAGGGGGAAATTGTTGGTCAATATCGTTTCATCAACAAATGAAGCAAGTGCAAATTTCGATACCGAGACGATTTTGTGATTGAATTTGTATCGCTCGGCACGCTTTTCAAAATCGTCCAGCAATCCAACGACCTTGGGCCGAAGGTCATTCGACGGCGCGACAATACTTGCCTTGAGACGGAGGATCAAGTCAAAGATCGGCCCGGCAAATGTTATTAGATCATTTTTACTGACAGTTTCGGACATATTACAGTCAGGGTTTTACTGCGTACATTTCGAGTTTAACATCGGTGATCTCGTCGGGAACATAGACCGACACAACCTTTGAGCCCTTGATCCCGTCCCAGTAGGGGCCGATCGAATCGAGTTGAAAATACTTAAAGCCGACGCGGGCCGGGATCGGTGCCGGCGGCGGATTAGTGTATGTCAAAACGACGCCGGGCAATGCCGAACCAATGACCGAATCGATCACGTCGCGTGATGCGATCTTGACCACGCGCGGAACACCATCTATGACCTTTGACTCGGGTATCTGGGACCTTACGGCCAGATAAAAAGCCGCGTCCTTGAGCAATCGTTCGTCTTCCACCCTGCCGACATACAGGGTTTCGCGTGTTTTCTCGAGCGGGATGGCAACACATCGGCTTGGGATCACAGTTTCGAGCAGATCTCGAAGCTGTCCCGCTAGGTTAAAGAACGTGAAATAGAGGTCATCGTGATCGTACTTGACGATGTCACGCGGGTGGAAATCCGTCGAGAAAGTCATCAACTTGCCGACTAGTCCAGCCATCTCGAGATACAGTCTTTCCGGATGCACAAGGGATGAATAGAAAAAATGCGACATTGCCGGAATCGATGAGTTAATGGTATGCAACAACCAGAATACCCCGGTATCAGAAGTCGTAAAATCAGCCAAGCCAGCCTGACGCTGCCGACGCTGTTCGCCGAGGCTCCCACTTTTGGTGATCAATATCTCAACGAATTGACGCATCATATCGCCCAGCCAGACGGAGCTGGATGCATTTAGCGTTGGCGGGATATATTCGTCTGAGATCCTTACCTGGCCGGTCGGAGTTCGTTCAAGTTCAGCGATCTTGATCGAGGTAAAGCCGTCCCGGAGTTCGTCGTCAAAGATTATGCGGAGATTATTCTTTGTATATGCGAGCGGCTGTTCGTTCGTGCCGCTGGTTTCGTCCTTGACCAGAGCACCTTCCTGCAAGTACCTGAGCGTCGCGCTTGCTTTCGCCCCATTGGACTGAAAATTAGCTTCGCCGGCCTTCATCGCGGGGATCGCAAGGTGCACACCCAATTTTTCAGCCTCAGCGTGAAAATGGTCCCCCACGGGACGCAGATCGGGCACCGATTCGACATCGGGGACGTTTACGACCAATCCGTCAGGCATTACGGCACGACAACGGGTGATCTGAAAGTTAGCGTTGGCGATCGCTTCATTGTTGATCTTGAGGTCGAGTATTCCATACGAATATGGAGCGACCGACCCGATCCGTGACTGAAGCAGGTCTTCGTGGTAGTTGTCCCACTGCTGAAAATGATGCGGCGTGAGCAGCATTCCTTCATTCCAGACGATCTTGCGGTATTTGCTCATAAGCCAAGGTAGAGGTAAATAGTAAACCGAGTTTGCCAATTAGTAAATAGCGCGAACAGCTAATAAGCCGATACAGCACTTCGGTTTGCAGTCGGACGGGCTGTGCCCAATTACGCTTCCGCCGACGGTATTTCGGTTTTGGTCAGTTGACCAAAAAAATCGGCCGCCCATCGCTCGCCGGTCTTTTCCTCAAAGATGTCCGGATGGCGTTCGACAAAGTCGAGTGCCTCGATCATCATCAGCGATGACAGCCCGTCTGTATTCCTGGTGCGCCCGACGTTTAGCATTGCTTTTGATGGCTTTAAGATTATTGGGACCTTTTTGATCTTTTCACCGGATGGACTTGCACAGTATTCGGCCGGCGAAGTGACAAGATATTCACGGCACACAAGCGGGCGATCCGGATGGATCGAGCACGACTCATCCTCTAGAAACGGGCACGGGATATCCTCTTTCATATAGCTTGTAACCGTCTCGACGTACTTCTGTGGCAAAAATCCGGGCAGGTGTTCTGACGCCAAATCCATTAGGTCGGTGAGTTTGTCAAACCATCGGATCGCGACAAAGTGAGCAAGAGCATCAGCAAATCGCTTCCGGACGACCGACCGGCGTGGTTCCGGCATCGAAGCAACGAGGTCCGCGATCTGATAAGCCTCGACCTCCGAGATCGGAACAGCCTGTCGGCAACAGGCACCGCATCCGGCCTTACACGATATCTCAATATTGTCGTCTTCCAATGAATCAATGCTTAGACCCACCACGGCACTCGACATCTGTTGAAAAATTGGCAGCATACGCTGAGGCTTGACCGGTGCGGCGGGCACGGTCAATTGCATCTCGACCGGTTGACCGTTTATCCTCAAAACGACGTTGCCTGTGACCCATTCTTCGGTTTCCATTTCCATATTAGCTTAAAGTCCCGGTGCCTCAGTATTGACGCCAAACGCCTTCGGGTTTTGCATTATCGTGCCAACGGCCAGAAATCGAAGTGCAAGGTCGTATTGGCTATCGGTGATCTGGCCATTCCTCTTCAGATACCAGATGGTGCGTATCTCGCGCACTAGTTGCGGCGAGTCCGTCGCCAGTTTTTGTAGCATATTACGCATTCGCATAAAGTCGCCGGACGCACCTTGATCATACGCTGCGATCATTAAGAGGCAATCGTCGCCGAGTTCGTTGCCGACCTGTATGCTCAATTTGTCCAATGTGTCGGCCATTGACTGCGCGGTTTGTAGCACGTCGCCGCGTTGTGAACCGAGTTTCGTGATCGCCGCCGCCGCCAGAAATTGCGGCTTTAGGTTCTTTGATTGAGCGAGAGCCTTTATCTGGCTTGAGTTCTTTCGTGCCGAGGCGAGGTTGTCGGCCAAGGATGAACCTGACTTGATTGAATTGATTTTGGCGCCCACTATCTGGGCATTGGCACCCGTGATGAATCCGCGTTTGTCGTTTTGGGCGATCGAGCGTAAAAAGCTCTTGGCACTTTCCTCGACCTTAGTGGTTTCGGTCTGATCGCCGGTTGGCGGAGGTAACGATTGATTGGTGTTACCTGTTGGCGTGGGGCTGACGGTGATGACGTCATTGGAGTTTCGTTCCGGAGTGTCCGAGCCCGCCGGAGTTTTCGACCTCGCGGGCGGGTCGATCGGGTCGTCGGAATATACGATATCTCGATTGTCCTGTCTGCCGTTTCCACGCGTCATCAAAACGAAAGCCCCGACGCCAATGAGAATCAGAATTGCGATTATCGGGGCAATGTAAAAAAGGCTTGGCGGAATGCCGCCAGGAGCGGTAGCCGCCGAGCTCGGTTGAGGTATGGCCGGTGCCGGTTTGGTGCTCTCCGGCGGAACCGAGGGCGGCAGACCGGACGGATCGTCCGAGACAAATTCGACATCGATCTCAAAGCCGCCAAGTTCGAGGCGGCAGTTTTCGCTTAGAGCCGTCGGTTCGGTCAGCGGCGTGTCATTGATCGTTGAGCCATTGCTGGAACCGCGTTCGGTGACGACAAAAACGTCGCCAAAACGGTCGATCAACAAATGGTCGCGCGACAGCCGTCCGTCAGTGATCGCGAGGTCGTTGGTCGAGTGTCGCCCGATCGCAAATCGTGCCTTATCGACAGCGACGCGTTGCTCCGCTCCGTTTGCGTCCTTAAATTTTAGGAAAAGTTCGATCATCGTCCCGGTCGCCGTTCTATTTGGTATACGTCGAAACCGGTTGGAGGTTCAGCCCAAAATCCTGCGGGTTTTCGCCAATTATGGCGGCAGCAAAAAACTTCGGCACGTACTTAAAGTTCTCTGCCTGAAATTGTTTCGAGAGTTTGTCGCCGTTCGCGATCAGTGTCCAAAAATCACGCGGCAAACCCGAATTCGAATCCAACGCCTTCTGCAGATTAGAGCTAAGCCCACCCTCGCCGCTATTATAGCTGCCGATCGCCAGCGGCACGCTTGCCGGACCGGTGCCGTATCGTCCGGTCAGGGCTTTCATATAGGATGCGGCGGCCCGTGCCGCAGGTTCGGGCTGACAGCGTTCGTCCGGGTTTGACGGCGAAGCCCCCGAAAATACCTTTAGGCCGTGGATCTCCGCCGTTGCCTTCGTAAACTGAAACATCCCGAGCGGCCCTGTCGGGCTCTGCAGACAGATGCAGTGCTCCGATTCGATCATTGCCAAATAGAGCCCTATTCGCGGATCGATGCCTTTCTCATTAAACGCCCGTACGACGAATGGAGCATTCTTACTGGCGCGTTCAAATGTGGCCTGGAGATTATCGCCGAAGCGGCAGCCGCCAAGCGGTTTCACCTTTGCCCTTGAGGCATAGGCGTCCGTAAATCCCTTTATTTTATCGATCGCGGCTGCCGGTATAGCCTCGCTGCCGCTATTCCCGATCACCTGTGCGATACGCATCGCTTTGGCCTCAAGGTACTGGCGGCGTTCGGCGTCGGACATCTCCGCATATTTCTTGCCGCTCGGCACGTTTACCGGCGTAATGTTGCTATTGCCGACCGGTAGGTCGTTTGCTCCGGTATTTGAATTGTCAGACACCACCGGCGAACTCGACGGCGAACCGTTCGGTTTTGCGGTCGGTGACGGTCGCGGACCCTCATCTGGAAATGTATCGACATCTCGGTTCGACGCGATCTCCGGACCCGGGCTCATCACGGCAAAAGCGATCAGAACGACGGAAATGCTGATCACCATTATCGCGGCTGCGATCACGATGACGGGCACCATACTGAATTTTCCAGCCGGTTCGGCGGACGAAACCACGTTGCTTGGCCGAGGCTCCGCCCGTGCAGTTTTCGGCTCCAAGACATTGACGGTTAGAAGCGTGTGGTCGCCGATCTTGATGCGGTCACCATCGCGAAGCGGCGTACCGGTCGCGGCAGCACGTTCACCGTTGACAAACGTGCCGTTGGTCGAATTTTCATCGACGATCCAAATGCGTTCGCCGTCGCGGTAAATTACCGCGTGCAGCCGCGAAAGTCCGTCGTCGGCAAATCGATGGTCGGATTCGTTCCCGCGTCCAAAGGACATTCGCTCACCATCGATCGAGATCGTTTGCGAACCTTCGGGTGTCGGATATGTCAGCGTAAACTGCTTCATCTTACATTGCTACGCGGTAAAGGTCCGACAACGGGCGGTCCTTTGTCAGTCCGAATGCCTGCGGATTTTCCGCCACGATCCCGGCGGCAAAAAAGCGTATCAACTGTTCGCGTTCGGCCGGCGTTCGGATCGAATTCCATACATCGGTACGATTTTGCGGCAAGGTCGCCTTCCACGCCCCGGCGTCCTGGGGCGATTTGCCAAAGGCCGCAGCACTATAGATGACGTCGCCGTCAAAAACACCGAATATTATCGCCTTGGCATATAATGCGGCGGAGCGTGCCGCACACGCTTGCGACGCGTCCGACAGCGTCTCTGTCCCGCACATACCATTATATTTATTTTCGGTGACAAATGCCGTCGTCATCCGCCAGAGGCCTTCGTCAGAACCCTGTTTATCGACCACGAACTTACTCCGTGCCATCGCAAGGATAAAGCCGAACGGCGGATCGATATTCTGCTCGCGGACAAATGCGGTGTTAATGGTATCGCGATAGACTGCGGCACGCTGTGAATAGCCCTCGATGGCATACTCGCCGGAGCGCTTTTGCACTTCCTGCAAAAATTGTTTGTTCGTAACGTTGTAGCTGAAACTGCCCGAAAACTGCTTGACTAAGCGTTGCGTCAAATCGCTCACCTGCACGAGCGAAGGTAGTCCGCGACCGGATGGTTTGCCGGGTTGCGTATTCGTCTGAGCCACGATCGGCGTCTGCGCAGGTTTGGCGATCGCCCGAGTCTCAAACGCAAGAGCGACCGCAGAGCCTTGCGGCATCTTCTGTCCGTTTTCGTCGATCAAAACGATCTCAAGAACGTGGTCGACCCCGTCAGCGAGTTCCGGATGTTCCTTAGGGTCGAGTGTCGCACTGAAGCTTGGGCCATTTGCCGTGGCGACCTCTTGGCCGTCGATCAGGAATATTGCCCGATCGACACAAGCCGTATTTTCGGCCTTGACCTCGATCTCGACCGCAGCATTGATCGTGTCGCCGGGTTCGGGTTTGACGATACGGGCGGTGGCGTCACAGGCTGACGATCCGCGTGTCATATAAAACGCACCCGCCGCGACCGCACACACCACCGCTAAGCCGACCACGGCACCGGCGATCAGGATGGTAGGGTTTGAGGAAGACGAAGACGTCGCTGCCGCCGCCTGGGTATTGGTACTAGTAGCGTTGCGGACACCTTGTCGGATCACATCGTAAGCGGCATATTCCGCTTCGGTCGACGCCTGCGAACCGATCGTCGACATCTCGCTGTTTGCCCGCGACATTCCGGCCGAATCCGACACTTGTGAACCGCCCCTATCGACCGCCGATCGGCCTGAAGACCCGGCGTCGCTAGAGTCGTCTGATGTGCCCGCAAGTGCAAATTCGGCCTCGCTAGACCCGCCGAAGAGGATCGCGTCGCCCGGGACAAGTCGGGCCTCGCCATTTACGCAGACACCGTTGACGGTAGTACCGTTACTGCTCTGCAGATCGATAAGGTAATAGTCACCGCCGCGTTTTTCGATCTCGGCGTGATAGCGCGACACATTCGAATCCGACGGAAAGGCCACGGCGTTGTCCGAAGTTCGACCGATCGTCGTCACATCGCCGTCGAGCTCCGTTTCACTGCCGTCGAATTTTAGTATCGCGTGCTGCATACTAGTTTACGACGATATCGTATCAAATAATTTGCGGTTTGCGGCGGCAGATCGCCGCCATTGTAGATCAGAATCCGCCCGTGTCCGAACGGCCATTGAAAAACAGAAAGTAAACAAA
This is a stretch of genomic DNA from Chloracidobacterium sp.. It encodes these proteins:
- the tssM gene encoding type VI secretion system membrane subunit TssM, which codes for MSSWHTSQLSYAFGIGGMMSFYGIVSVIVYMLPPSTVGDTQKIVIIGLVLLTLPFALVIAFVGSRRRKKRERAEAEAASAAETVGTETTEKAAATTTPTGKYPELEQSIIETIQFLRTSSLGDGGKDALYSLPWYIVAGPPRSGKTSLIVGSDLDFQTLPSQRQSEQKFVRATTSVTWRVTSEAVFIDTSGRYQTEGSDSDEWSALLELIRKNRPNRPIDGYIITADVDRVIKGDDRENDELAKVLRARVDDAIQRLKVRFPVYTVFTHADGIEGFRDSFSVSKNDGRSLVWGSTIPLDKGDAGQSMFEGEFELLHNSAMKRRLLRLSAPFSPVRQLRIFNFPLHFGSARRKIGAFVATLFRPNPFSENPLLRGFYFSASPAAKSSPNAPQTVADTFFTHRFFRDVLLRDKDIVRAFQARKQGAPLLGWASILLGAGLLIILLSLSGVSLYNNKKMLEDARARGEALIAITQTSAYKDPSKADEKATRAEIDTTESLRELIVKLDDYERNGAPWFMRFGLYSGNRVYKQHLLKVYMDVIEHRYKTATIAKVQSDLKKFSTSNPVVNSTQLTDAEEALLGKNYDLLKAYLMLAGPYKDKADSAHIASALKDYWTTEGKIPAELKTKAALQLEFWAKQVDRDDQDYSFPRILIDEKLVADTRAKLQAFPAVFRYYKRKVTEISKAVDEKVGPTTVDAILARNGSDARFLDGAYQVRSIFTRSGNELMKKALKEADEKLSEDDWVMGEVGKSKIAQTTDSKKLEDRYYRDYADEWRAFAKGITVKPYKTKEDAAAALQVFSLENSPMKVLMIEISRNTNLSAPPEVIGWWDWIKSFVVSQENPNAGGTPPEKEFQPLFEFVGKKGQKDRAPVDNYGASLQNVYKNLNGISAEKLKQVSDDLANEKDDSLKLLSNERAIIGMIQSFTTSSTQELATVLQEPLGNLKSLLGQGAQDQLKKSWSEQIMPAAKEIEKGFPFEDGQSESDLTKLTAFLNPTDGKLSKFYDDRLKKYFEESNGQLKLKDTAEVKFSDEFVAYLNNAFALRKALYGTGNTPKFEYAFALKVGKDSLVEVTIDGQKVTSEGTASINGSFPAAQSAETGVIVSSGASGATTTTAPPASNSATPPTSDSSSLKFPGTWGLFRFVDAGKPQKQAGGEYTLSYSVGGKSVSATVRPSGGDLFDKSIFRQVKAPQNMLK
- a CDS encoding DotU family type IV/VI secretion system protein, encoding MSETVSKNDLITFAGPIFDLILRLKASIVAPSNDLRPKVVGLLDDFEKRAERYKFNHKIVSVSKFALASFVDETILTNNFPLRSEWERNPLQLEYFGEQLAGNKFFDKLESMLRQIDVTQDAVEIYYYCMLLGFKGRYGVYEQEKLLAIMQSTANALVKAGKIKPVDLSPNWLANDQPEVPKDRGLPTWAKIGAFGGLGAALIAYLIMFLMSSMYIQEAVDKLQR
- the tssK gene encoding type VI secretion system baseplate subunit TssK is translated as MSKYRKIVWNEGMLLTPHHFQQWDNYHEDLLQSRIGSVAPYSYGILDLKINNEAIANANFQITRCRAVMPDGLVVNVPDVESVPDLRPVGDHFHAEAEKLGVHLAIPAMKAGEANFQSNGAKASATLRYLQEGALVKDETSGTNEQPLAYTKNNLRIIFDDELRDGFTSIKIAELERTPTGQVRISDEYIPPTLNASSSVWLGDMMRQFVEILITKSGSLGEQRRQRQAGLADFTTSDTGVFWLLHTINSSIPAMSHFFYSSLVHPERLYLEMAGLVGKLMTFSTDFHPRDIVKYDHDDLYFTFFNLAGQLRDLLETVIPSRCVAIPLEKTRETLYVGRVEDERLLKDAAFYLAVRSQIPESKVIDGVPRVVKIASRDVIDSVIGSALPGVVLTYTNPPPAPIPARVGFKYFQLDSIGPYWDGIKGSKVVSVYVPDEITDVKLEMYAVKP
- a CDS encoding YkgJ family cysteine cluster protein → MEMETEEWVTGNVVLRINGQPVEMQLTVPAAPVKPQRMLPIFQQMSSAVVGLSIDSLEDDNIEISCKAGCGACCRQAVPISEVEAYQIADLVASMPEPRRSVVRKRFADALAHFVAIRWFDKLTDLMDLASEHLPGFLPQKYVETVTSYMKEDIPCPFLEDESCSIHPDRPLVCREYLVTSPAEYCASPSGEKIKKVPIILKPSKAMLNVGRTRNTDGLSSLMMIEALDFVERHPDIFEEKTGERWAADFFGQLTKTEIPSAEA
- a CDS encoding FHA domain-containing protein, with protein sequence MIELFLKFKDANGAEQRVAVDKARFAIGRHSTNDLAITDGRLSRDHLLIDRFGDVFVVTERGSSNGSTINDTPLTEPTALSENCRLELGGFEIDVEFVSDDPSGLPPSVPPESTKPAPAIPQPSSAATAPGGIPPSLFYIAPIIAILILIGVGAFVLMTRGNGRQDNRDIVYSDDPIDPPARSKTPAGSDTPERNSNDVITVSPTPTGNTNQSLPPPTGDQTETTKVEESAKSFLRSIAQNDKRGFITGANAQIVGAKINSIKSGSSLADNLASARKNSSQIKALAQSKNLKPQFLAAAAITKLGSQRGDVLQTAQSMADTLDKLSIQVGNELGDDCLLMIAAYDQGASGDFMRMRNMLQKLATDSPQLVREIRTIWYLKRNGQITDSQYDLALRFLAVGTIMQNPKAFGVNTEAPGL
- a CDS encoding FHA domain-containing protein gives rise to the protein MKQFTLTYPTPEGSQTISIDGERMSFGRGNESDHRFADDGLSRLHAVIYRDGERIWIVDENSTNGTFVNGERAAATGTPLRDGDRIKIGDHTLLTVNVLEPKTARAEPRPSNVVSSAEPAGKFSMVPVIVIAAAIMVISISVVLIAFAVMSPGPEIASNRDVDTFPDEGPRPSPTAKPNGSPSSSPVVSDNSNTGANDLPVGNSNITPVNVPSGKKYAEMSDAERRQYLEAKAMRIAQVIGNSGSEAIPAAAIDKIKGFTDAYASRAKVKPLGGCRFGDNLQATFERASKNAPFVVRAFNEKGIDPRIGLYLAMIESEHCICLQSPTGPLGMFQFTKATAEIHGLKVFSGASPSNPDERCQPEPAARAAASYMKALTGRYGTGPASVPLAIGSYNSGEGGLSSNLQKALDSNSGLPRDFWTLIANGDKLSKQFQAENFKYVPKFFAAAIIGENPQDFGLNLQPVSTYTK